In Paenibacillus hexagrammi, the following are encoded in one genomic region:
- a CDS encoding DUF4850 domain-containing protein, with protein sequence MNPDDSQEFVNYLDNGACIGCQISNIGTYFPDLKDWAEEQGFPAEDSPEFTSRKLIDANHLTYTLQAPQGYILNGAAYQEHGEGGGVFRNQKVQMKASSKDAASAILHFFVSQNK encoded by the coding sequence GTGAATCCGGACGATTCACAGGAGTTTGTTAACTATCTGGACAACGGCGCCTGCATAGGCTGTCAAATCTCGAATATTGGCACCTACTTTCCCGATCTTAAGGACTGGGCGGAAGAGCAGGGCTTTCCCGCAGAGGACAGTCCCGAATTTACGAGCCGCAAACTGATCGATGCTAACCATCTCACATATACATTGCAAGCTCCGCAAGGCTATATTTTAAACGGAGCAGCGTATCAAGAGCATGGGGAAGGTGGAGGCGTATTCCGAAATCAGAAGGTTCAGATGAAAGCCTCTTCCAAGGATGCAGCATCCGCCATACTTCATTTCTTTGTGTCTCAAAATAAATAG
- a CDS encoding TerC family protein (Members of this highly hydrophobic protein family,regularly are found preceded by the yybP-ykoY manganese riboswitch (see RF00080). A metal cation transport function is proposed.) yields MEWLSAEFFTSLITIILIDLVLAGDNAIVIGMAARNLKKETQKIVIVWGTVGAVIIRALATLVVVSLLKIPGLLLAGGLVLLWIAYKLLAEKKGHEHIEAKDSMVAAIRTIIVADAVMGLDNVIAVAGAAHGEFALVVIGLLVSVPIVVWGSTLFIAWMDKFPWIIYIGSAVLALTAGKMITGESFLAPFFHESPLSKWMLIALLIAGVLAAGKWSKTAGYLVEVGERGQLKLPKELSEQARIEPEDQFTVKMDSRGKLTLVKVDPEEEPNDGMPHAG; encoded by the coding sequence ATGGAATGGTTATCAGCGGAATTTTTCACGTCACTCATCACCATTATCCTGATTGATTTGGTGCTCGCGGGAGATAACGCCATCGTCATTGGCATGGCCGCCCGCAATCTGAAGAAAGAAACGCAGAAGATAGTTATCGTATGGGGAACCGTCGGCGCTGTGATCATCCGTGCATTAGCTACTCTAGTCGTCGTAAGCTTACTGAAAATTCCCGGACTGCTGCTAGCTGGCGGATTGGTCTTGCTGTGGATTGCTTATAAGCTGCTTGCCGAAAAGAAAGGCCACGAGCACATCGAAGCCAAGGACAGCATGGTTGCAGCCATTCGCACGATTATTGTCGCGGATGCCGTTATGGGACTCGACAATGTCATTGCCGTCGCAGGTGCCGCCCATGGCGAGTTTGCGTTAGTCGTGATCGGTCTCCTCGTATCCGTCCCCATTGTTGTATGGGGCAGCACTTTGTTCATTGCTTGGATGGATAAATTCCCATGGATTATTTATATCGGCTCAGCTGTCTTAGCTTTAACTGCAGGCAAAATGATTACCGGCGAGTCGTTCCTTGCCCCTTTCTTCCATGAAAGCCCGCTAAGCAAATGGATGCTGATCGCATTACTGATCGCAGGTGTGCTTGCAGCTGGGAAATGGAGTAAGACCGCAGGCTACCTTGTTGAAGTGGGAGAACGCGGGCAGCTCAAGCTTCCCAAAGAATTGAGCGAGCAAGCCCGGATCGAGCCTGAAGATCAGTTCACCGTAAAAATGGATTCACGCGGCAAGCTGACCCTCGTCAAGGTAGATCCGGAGGAAGAACCCAATGATGGGATGCCGCATGCAGGCTGA
- a CDS encoding methyltransferase domain-containing protein → MQEQRYYEQAGVAVTSRSYSEYEKMFVLRTEQLAGKRVLDVSGGASSFTAEARKLGIFAEAADPMYAKTLSEIEHTGKLEIEVVAAKMEKLTNVYNWEYYGSVARHKAGREVALDLFLQDFGAPDASGRYHAAMLPELPFDHDSFELVLCSHFLFLYEEQFDYDFHLRALQELVRVCKPGGQVRIYPLLNFQTKEYSRMEDLMAEISQSGCIVQRNISELPFLPGSKFYLSIDKAPGC, encoded by the coding sequence ATGCAAGAACAACGTTATTATGAGCAAGCAGGGGTAGCTGTGACCTCGCGTTCCTATTCGGAATACGAGAAAATGTTCGTGTTACGTACGGAGCAACTGGCAGGGAAAAGAGTCCTTGACGTATCAGGAGGAGCATCCTCATTTACAGCTGAAGCCCGGAAATTAGGGATATTCGCTGAGGCTGCTGATCCCATGTACGCCAAGACACTCAGTGAAATTGAACATACCGGCAAGCTAGAGATTGAAGTGGTTGCCGCTAAAATGGAAAAACTGACTAATGTATATAACTGGGAGTATTACGGGTCCGTAGCTCGTCATAAAGCGGGCAGGGAAGTCGCTCTTGATTTATTTCTTCAAGATTTTGGAGCTCCTGATGCTTCGGGCAGGTATCATGCGGCCATGCTTCCTGAGCTTCCTTTCGATCATGATTCGTTTGAACTGGTGCTTTGCAGTCATTTTCTGTTCTTGTACGAGGAACAGTTCGATTACGACTTTCATCTCCGCGCTTTGCAGGAATTAGTACGTGTTTGTAAGCCTGGAGGGCAGGTTCGAATTTATCCGCTTCTTAATTTCCAGACCAAAGAATACAGTCGTATGGAGGATTTAATGGCTGAAATTAGCCAGTCCGGCTGTATTGTTCAGCGCAATATTTCAGAGCTTCCATTTCTCCCTGGTTCAAAGTTTTACCTGTCTATTGACAAAGCTCCAGGATGCTGA
- a CDS encoding thiamine pyrophosphate-binding protein: MLLGKGAYAAADKIKQLAESVQAAVVTTYTARSLFPNDHPQYAGGLGQAGSEASSALLAESDLILVLGGTWWPDEYTPTQARIVQVDRSPGHMGIGHELELGVVGDLAQIVPRLLELAAAKPLDRAAWKQRVAEAAGAWKAKLEQEAGADASPMPPQRAIRALSQVIAPDAIIAVDTGDHTLWFNRIFQARSQEILISGTWRTLGFALPAAIAAQLEHPERQCIAIAGDGGSVQTLMEFQTAVQLGLPIVMVVMNNGCYAMEKNRMTGSGLQTLGSELVNPDFAMLAQACGGTGRKACTGAELEKQLSEALAARKPCIIDASVAPAVVPHTKI; the protein is encoded by the coding sequence CTGCTGCTCGGTAAGGGCGCTTACGCCGCAGCGGACAAAATCAAACAGCTCGCGGAGTCCGTTCAGGCGGCCGTCGTGACCACCTACACGGCTCGCTCGCTGTTTCCTAACGACCACCCGCAGTACGCCGGGGGTCTGGGACAAGCCGGCAGCGAGGCGTCCAGCGCCCTGCTCGCCGAGAGTGATCTCATCCTCGTGCTGGGCGGCACGTGGTGGCCGGACGAATACACGCCTACGCAGGCGCGTATTGTGCAAGTCGATCGATCCCCTGGACATATGGGGATCGGGCATGAGCTCGAGCTCGGTGTGGTGGGCGATTTGGCCCAAATCGTCCCACGGCTCCTCGAGCTCGCAGCGGCAAAGCCGCTGGACCGCGCTGCGTGGAAGCAGCGCGTAGCGGAAGCGGCCGGCGCCTGGAAGGCGAAGCTGGAGCAGGAAGCGGGGGCGGACGCCAGCCCGATGCCGCCGCAGCGCGCCATTCGCGCGCTGAGTCAAGTGATCGCACCGGACGCGATCATTGCTGTAGACACCGGTGACCACACGCTGTGGTTCAACCGGATCTTTCAAGCCCGCAGCCAGGAGATTCTCATCTCTGGCACGTGGCGGACGCTCGGCTTCGCTCTGCCGGCTGCGATTGCAGCGCAGCTGGAGCATCCCGAGCGTCAGTGTATCGCCATCGCCGGGGACGGCGGCAGCGTGCAGACGCTCATGGAGTTCCAGACCGCTGTACAGCTTGGTCTGCCGATCGTCATGGTCGTCATGAACAACGGCTGCTATGCGATGGAGAAGAATCGGATGACCGGAAGCGGGCTTCAGACACTTGGCAGCGAACTGGTGAATCCGGATTTCGCTATGTTAGCACAAGCCTGTGGAGGAACTGGGCGCAAGGCGTGCACCGGTGCCGAGTTGGAGAAGCAGCTGAGCGAGGCTCTGGCCGCACGCAAGCCTTGCATCATCGATGCGTCCGTAGCTCCGGCCGTTGTACCGCATACGAAGATATAA